From the Psychrilyobacter piezotolerans genome, one window contains:
- a CDS encoding rhodanese-like domain-containing protein encodes MAGIISDLFGWDKHLEVDKDGALDLIGDDAIVIDVRNESKRKKVEPIFDETINVEFKEFETKIKDLLEKKEITKDDSYVVFCTTGAKGLKAVKILRKYGFEKSFNMKYGTNAWHANDDGCGT; translated from the coding sequence ATGGCGGGAATTATTAGTGATCTATTTGGCTGGGATAAACACCTGGAAGTAGATAAAGATGGAGCATTAGATCTTATAGGGGATGATGCAATTGTAATCGACGTAAGGAATGAAAGTAAAAGAAAGAAGGTTGAACCTATCTTTGATGAAACTATCAACGTTGAATTTAAGGAGTTTGAAACAAAGATCAAAGACCTTTTGGAAAAAAAAGAGATAACTAAAGACGATTCATATGTAGTGTTCTGCACGACAGGAGCCAAGGGACTAAAGGCTGTAAAGATTCTCAGGAAATATGGTTTTGAAAAATCATTTAATATGAAATACGGTACCAATGCCTGGCATGCAAATGATGACGGATGCGGGACATGA
- a CDS encoding APC family permease — MLKKEIKKMDILSLAIGAIIGTGAFILPGTTFLKAGMINSVIAILMGGLIMVVIEKNYGYLLHKFPVAGGEYAFTYDAFGWKHALTCGWFLTLAYSSLVPFNATGLAFVAKFIMPGVLKVGYLYTIAGSSIYLGEIGIAVFALCFFAYLNIKGVKLASNFQNIMVLLLVGIVFLFLSLVIAKAGVANSYTATFLTGQRISLSNISKVLSIAPMLFVGFDCIPQVAEELNFEAEEASRLAVFSILIGALIYCSILFFTSFGITLEEVTRGDITWATGHTVEYYFGKTGLWSLGIALLSAIVAGINGFYMAASRLLFAMSRGKILPEFFGVLDPKYHTPKNAILFILGISLIAPWFGRNVLGWIVGTSSVGASIGYLYTSLSSYKLYKAEYNKIYLPSIFGSIAGVIFLILLLVPGLNSSLSMPSATIVIVWGLIGLSFYKFYDLKVVHYTKEELDELILNRDLKGD; from the coding sequence ATGTTGAAAAAAGAAATTAAAAAGATGGATATATTATCCTTGGCAATTGGGGCAATCATAGGAACCGGAGCATTTATACTCCCGGGAACTACGTTTTTGAAAGCAGGGATGATAAACTCTGTTATAGCTATCCTTATGGGCGGGCTTATAATGGTTGTAATAGAAAAAAATTACGGTTATTTACTCCATAAATTTCCAGTAGCAGGAGGAGAATACGCATTTACCTATGACGCATTTGGCTGGAAGCATGCATTGACATGCGGATGGTTTCTAACTTTGGCATATTCAAGTTTAGTACCCTTTAATGCTACAGGTCTGGCTTTTGTTGCAAAATTTATAATGCCGGGAGTATTAAAGGTTGGATACCTTTATACCATAGCGGGATCCAGTATATATCTGGGGGAGATAGGAATAGCAGTATTTGCCCTGTGTTTTTTCGCCTATCTAAATATTAAAGGGGTAAAATTAGCCTCGAATTTTCAAAATATAATGGTACTTTTATTGGTGGGGATAGTATTTTTATTTCTAAGCCTGGTCATAGCAAAAGCTGGTGTAGCTAACTCATACACGGCTACCTTCCTTACAGGCCAGAGGATCAGCCTGTCTAACATATCAAAGGTCCTGTCTATTGCCCCAATGTTGTTTGTTGGGTTTGACTGTATCCCACAGGTTGCAGAGGAACTGAATTTTGAGGCTGAAGAAGCTTCCAGATTGGCTGTATTTTCTATTTTAATAGGAGCTTTAATCTATTGTTCAATCTTATTTTTCACAAGTTTTGGGATAACCTTGGAGGAAGTCACAAGGGGTGATATAACATGGGCAACGGGACATACAGTTGAATATTATTTTGGTAAGACTGGATTGTGGTCCCTTGGAATAGCTCTTCTTTCGGCTATAGTAGCAGGGATAAATGGATTTTATATGGCTGCCAGCAGGTTGTTGTTTGCCATGTCCAGGGGAAAGATATTACCGGAATTCTTCGGGGTACTAGACCCTAAATATCATACTCCTAAAAATGCTATCCTGTTCATCCTGGGAATATCATTGATTGCACCATGGTTTGGAAGGAATGTATTGGGATGGATAGTCGGGACTTCAAGTGTAGGAGCTTCCATAGGATACCTGTATACCAGCCTTTCTTCTTATAAATTATATAAGGCAGAATATAATAAAATCTATCTGCCATCTATATTTGGTTCCATAGCCGGGGTAATATTTTTAATTTTATTATTGGTGCCGGGACTGAATAGTTCACTGTCCATGCCGTCGGCAACTATAGTAATAGTCTGGGGGCTCATAGGTTTATCATTCTATAAGTTTTATGACCTTAAGGTGGTGCATTATACTAAAGAAGAGTTGGATGAATTGATCCTGAACAGGGATTTAAAGGGGGATTAG
- a CDS encoding GerMN domain-containing protein — translation MKDKKSLIILGSSITFLLISSIFFYKYVTMGDEIPIKKITNHKNIQAIIDIKIVKIYTPNDSLDRLVPSDIEIVKEDFASEVKSIFNGIHEQSNYQIRDENGNYYPFMDSDITLLNSYLVGDKLYLNLSSNITKSIQTKEQELLIIYSLVNTYTSLEGINRVKILIDDVEVNRLKWYSLKTFYTKNLDI, via the coding sequence ATGAAAGATAAAAAAAGTTTAATTATCTTAGGGAGTTCCATTACCTTCCTTTTAATAAGTAGTATTTTTTTCTATAAATACGTCACTATGGGAGATGAGATTCCCATAAAAAAAATTACTAACCACAAAAATATACAGGCAATTATCGATATTAAGATAGTAAAAATTTATACTCCCAACGATTCTTTGGACAGGTTGGTTCCATCGGATATAGAGATTGTTAAGGAAGATTTTGCTTCCGAGGTAAAATCCATCTTCAACGGGATTCATGAACAGAGCAATTATCAGATTAGAGATGAAAACGGGAATTACTATCCATTTATGGACTCCGATATAACACTCTTAAACTCCTATCTTGTAGGTGATAAACTATATCTTAACCTCAGCTCCAACATTACCAAGAGTATTCAAACTAAGGAACAGGAACTCCTAATCATATACTCTTTGGTGAACACCTATACAAGTTTAGAGGGGATCAACAGGGTAAAAATACTTATCGATGATGTAGAAGTAAACAGATTAAAATGGTACAGTCTCAAAACTTTTTATACTAAAAATTTAGATATCTAA
- a CDS encoding cation:dicarboxylate symporter family transporter produces MQILNILIMAILVYVLAWMQKSYKSFTNRVFTGLGLGVVFGVSMQVFYGQGSDIIASTLQWTNIIGSGYVSLLKMIVIPLIMVSIASSVINAEESENSSIAKMSTTIIGILLVTCGIAALISVFTSLAFNLSAEGLISGAKEAARMSYLEGKAGAVSNTSSLIEQIVGIIPNNPFKAMTGAGNNSTIGVVIFSALVGVATRKIKKKDKKTFELIQNATNAAQAVVLKLVQMVLGLTPYGVLALMTKVCASSNFVEISRLGNFVVATYVALALMFGVHLVMIMLCGVSPVIFLKKGWTVLTFAFTSRTSAGTIPMNIDCQTKKLGVPNSIASMSAGIGATVGQNGCGGVYPAMLAVMIATATGINVLEPAFFVKLVIVVMIASLGGAGIGGGATIAALIVLPIMGLPIELVGLLIAIEPILDQGRTALNVSGAMATGVVTAKLLGSLDKEVYNDGEGKAVLNRG; encoded by the coding sequence ATGCAAATTTTAAATATACTTATTATGGCAATATTGGTATATGTGCTGGCTTGGATGCAGAAATCATATAAGTCATTTACAAACAGGGTATTTACTGGATTGGGACTAGGAGTAGTATTTGGTGTGTCTATGCAGGTTTTTTATGGACAGGGATCGGATATAATTGCAAGTACATTACAATGGACCAATATAATTGGCAGCGGGTATGTATCGTTATTAAAGATGATAGTTATTCCTCTAATAATGGTATCGATAGCTTCATCTGTTATCAATGCAGAGGAATCTGAAAATAGTTCTATAGCGAAGATGAGTACAACTATAATTGGGATATTATTGGTAACTTGTGGTATAGCTGCTCTTATATCCGTATTTACATCTTTAGCATTTAATTTAAGTGCAGAAGGATTAATATCAGGAGCAAAAGAAGCTGCCAGAATGAGTTACTTAGAGGGGAAAGCTGGAGCAGTCAGCAATACTTCTTCATTGATTGAACAAATAGTTGGAATTATTCCAAACAATCCTTTTAAAGCTATGACTGGTGCAGGAAACAACTCAACAATTGGTGTTGTTATCTTCTCAGCCTTAGTGGGGGTAGCTACAAGAAAGATCAAAAAGAAAGATAAGAAGACTTTTGAATTAATTCAAAATGCTACAAATGCAGCTCAGGCAGTTGTATTAAAATTAGTACAGATGGTATTGGGACTTACTCCATACGGTGTATTAGCCTTAATGACCAAGGTATGTGCTAGTTCTAACTTTGTGGAAATTTCAAGACTGGGTAACTTTGTTGTAGCTACCTATGTTGCATTAGCACTTATGTTTGGAGTACACTTAGTGATGATCATGTTATGCGGTGTATCACCGGTAATATTTTTAAAGAAAGGATGGACGGTACTGACATTTGCATTTACATCTAGAACATCTGCAGGAACTATTCCAATGAATATTGATTGTCAGACAAAAAAATTAGGAGTACCTAACTCTATTGCAAGTATGTCAGCTGGAATCGGGGCTACCGTTGGACAAAACGGTTGTGGAGGAGTATATCCTGCCATGTTAGCTGTAATGATTGCCACTGCTACCGGTATAAACGTATTGGAACCTGCATTTTTTGTGAAATTGGTAATAGTTGTAATGATAGCTTCACTTGGAGGAGCTGGAATTGGAGGAGGAGCTACAATAGCAGCCCTAATCGTACTTCCTATAATGGGATTACCGATTGAATTGGTTGGATTATTGATCGCTATTGAGCCTATCTTAGATCAAGGTAGAACTGCTTTAAATGTATCGGGAGCTATGGCTACCGGTGTTGTAACAGCAAAATTATTGGGATCTTTAGATAAAGAGGTATATAATGACGGTGAAGGTAAGGCCGTGCTGAATAGAGGATAA
- a CDS encoding DEAD/DEAH box helicase produces the protein MYDKFISKSEERVEVYFKLRFYEKKSYIEVVDKKGNEISLPITPIQTDKNTLEIISNLNLISEHNFFNISWENESNLIYLEENPHLFELLRKSKYFVTEDFKQISIRENKRKITLKLEKSKEKIEVKLILDAKYEIFEFLTENYVIRKNKIYHIDDIGENYLSALELNTQIDPKEMERFLTITNSYFDNLSLEYEDYRIEKLNKRSFVPQIIIEKISKDRSLYLKFGFEISTMTYNMLKQDDIKTVVLLNSLEKIISICDIDISTMSESMEDVIKILVKYQRKLKLKESYYVEENLIILHEKLAKEFISKELLNLVSKYKFIGTEKLKTYKIKTVQPKLIAKLSHSIDFLEGDAHLEIEGEKFSILDIISKYKKDSYVVLSDGTNALINKKYIEKLERLFKNTKSSKDVKVSFFDLPIIEELIGEKISGDGVAYGREIFQGLNEIETLDIPNAMVDATLRSYQEYGYKWLYYITENKLGGCLADDMGLGKTIQTISILAYTYLHKNLTKPSLIIMPKSLVFNWESEIKKFCKDLTVGIYYGNNRDFNEVKDCNIILTTYGTVRNDVKLLTKEKFEMVILDESQNIKNITSQITKAVMLLNSEKRLALSGTPVENNLGELYSLFRFLNPQMFGGIEDFNNYYANPIQKDNDLEIIEELKKKIYPFILRRIKKQVLKDLPDKIEKTLYVEMNEPQRKLYEERRNFYYTLINQKLTEHGIGKSQIFILQALNELRQIASCPESKSDGLVRSAKLEILVNNILEAVKNGHKVLVFTNYINSIDNICEELASHGINHISMTGATKNRQELVEKFQTAKECKVFIMTLKTGGVGLNLTAADKIFIYDPWWNKTAEDQAVDRSYRMGQDRTVFAYKLITKGTIEEKMLSLQMEKNKLFNSLITTDTVAVKSLSESDIEYMLGV, from the coding sequence ATGTACGATAAATTTATTAGTAAAAGTGAAGAACGGGTAGAAGTTTATTTTAAATTGAGATTTTATGAAAAAAAATCTTATATCGAGGTAGTAGATAAAAAAGGGAATGAAATAAGTCTTCCAATAACTCCTATCCAAACAGATAAAAATACTTTAGAAATAATTTCTAATTTGAACCTTATAAGTGAGCATAATTTTTTTAATATATCGTGGGAAAATGAATCTAATCTAATTTATTTAGAAGAAAACCCACATCTATTTGAACTGCTGAGGAAGAGTAAATACTTTGTCACAGAGGATTTTAAACAAATCAGTATTAGGGAGAATAAAAGAAAAATAACTCTAAAACTGGAAAAATCCAAGGAAAAAATAGAGGTTAAATTAATATTGGATGCTAAGTATGAAATTTTTGAATTTTTGACTGAAAACTATGTGATAAGAAAAAACAAGATCTATCATATTGATGACATAGGAGAGAATTACCTAAGTGCACTGGAACTGAATACACAGATAGATCCAAAAGAGATGGAAAGATTTTTGACTATAACCAACTCTTATTTTGATAATTTAAGTTTGGAATATGAGGATTACAGGATAGAAAAATTAAATAAGAGGTCATTTGTACCGCAGATTATAATAGAAAAAATTTCTAAAGACAGAAGTTTGTATCTTAAATTTGGTTTTGAAATATCTACCATGACCTATAATATGCTGAAACAAGATGACATTAAAACGGTGGTATTATTAAATTCATTGGAAAAAATAATATCAATTTGTGATATAGATATATCTACCATGTCTGAAAGTATGGAAGACGTGATAAAGATATTGGTGAAATACCAAAGAAAGTTAAAGTTAAAGGAAAGTTACTATGTGGAGGAGAATCTGATCATTCTCCATGAAAAATTAGCCAAAGAATTTATAAGTAAGGAACTGCTTAATTTAGTTTCTAAATATAAATTTATAGGGACAGAAAAATTAAAAACGTATAAAATAAAAACTGTGCAGCCAAAGCTGATAGCTAAACTATCTCATTCAATTGATTTTTTAGAGGGAGATGCACACCTGGAGATAGAAGGGGAAAAATTTTCTATCCTGGATATAATTTCAAAATATAAAAAAGATTCATATGTGGTTCTAAGTGATGGGACTAATGCACTGATCAATAAAAAATATATAGAAAAATTGGAAAGGTTATTTAAAAATACTAAATCATCTAAAGACGTTAAGGTATCTTTCTTTGATCTGCCAATAATAGAGGAACTTATCGGAGAAAAAATATCCGGAGATGGGGTGGCCTATGGCAGAGAGATATTCCAAGGTTTAAATGAGATAGAAACTCTAGACATACCAAATGCCATGGTAGATGCAACCTTGCGAAGTTATCAGGAATATGGATATAAATGGTTATATTATATAACTGAAAATAAATTAGGCGGCTGTCTGGCTGATGACATGGGTCTGGGAAAAACTATCCAAACCATAAGTATCTTAGCCTATACATACCTGCATAAAAACCTGACGAAGCCGTCTCTCATCATCATGCCTAAAAGTTTGGTTTTTAACTGGGAGAGTGAAATAAAAAAATTCTGTAAAGACCTGACCGTAGGAATATATTATGGAAATAATAGAGATTTTAATGAGGTAAAAGACTGTAACATTATTCTGACTACCTATGGAACGGTAAGAAATGATGTTAAATTACTGACTAAAGAAAAATTTGAGATGGTAATTTTAGATGAATCCCAGAATATAAAAAATATTACATCTCAGATAACGAAAGCAGTGATGTTATTAAATTCCGAAAAAAGACTGGCTCTCAGTGGAACACCGGTGGAAAACAATTTGGGGGAACTTTATTCATTGTTTAGATTTTTAAATCCGCAGATGTTTGGCGGGATTGAAGATTTTAATAATTATTATGCTAACCCGATTCAAAAAGACAACGATTTAGAGATAATAGAGGAATTAAAGAAGAAAATATACCCATTTATTTTGAGAAGGATAAAAAAGCAGGTATTAAAAGATCTGCCGGATAAGATAGAAAAAACTCTCTATGTAGAGATGAATGAACCGCAAAGAAAATTATATGAAGAGAGAAGAAATTTCTACTATACCCTTATAAATCAAAAATTAACTGAACACGGGATAGGAAAGAGTCAGATATTTATCCTCCAGGCATTGAATGAATTGCGTCAAATAGCCAGCTGCCCGGAATCCAAAAGTGATGGTTTAGTAAGATCGGCAAAGTTGGAAATATTGGTAAACAACATTTTGGAAGCAGTAAAAAATGGACATAAGGTGCTGGTTTTTACAAATTATATCAATTCCATAGATAATATATGTGAGGAACTGGCAAGTCATGGAATAAATCATATATCTATGACTGGTGCTACCAAAAACAGACAGGAGTTAGTGGAAAAATTTCAGACGGCCAAGGAATGCAAGGTATTTATCATGACATTAAAAACAGGAGGAGTCGGGCTGAACCTGACTGCTGCTGATAAGATATTTATCTATGATCCGTGGTGGAACAAGACAGCAGAGGATCAGGCTGTAGATAGGAGTTACCGTATGGGACAGGACAGGACGGTATTTGCTTATAAACTTATTACAAAAGGAACTATAGAAGAAAAGATGCTTAGTTTACAGATGGAAAAAAATAAATTATTTAACAGCCTTATAACTACAGATACTGTTGCAGTTAAAAGTCTAAGTGAATCTGATATTGAATATATGTTAGGAGTGTAA
- the yqeK gene encoding bis(5'-nucleosyl)-tetraphosphatase (symmetrical) YqeK codes for MLNQLYDHIEKSLPPKRYQHTLGVIEVAVALAKQYDINEHSAEIAALLHDVSKCMNLEELHFYVECDETLKYYGDMGELLHGFAGSVYAKKELGIHDEDILSAIKYHTIGRRGMTTLEKIIYIADAVEPNRNYPNVDLIREKAKTCINDAILLEVDRKLKHLLEIDAPIHPNTVDMRNCILGELGK; via the coding sequence ATGTTAAATCAATTGTATGACCATATTGAGAAATCACTCCCACCTAAAAGATACCAGCATACCTTGGGAGTTATAGAAGTAGCCGTCGCTTTGGCAAAACAATATGATATCAATGAACACAGTGCTGAGATTGCAGCCCTCCTGCACGATGTCTCTAAATGCATGAATTTGGAAGAACTTCACTTCTATGTGGAATGTGATGAAACTTTGAAATATTACGGAGATATGGGAGAACTGCTCCATGGTTTTGCAGGAAGTGTTTATGCAAAAAAAGAATTGGGAATCCATGATGAAGATATCCTCAGTGCCATCAAATACCACACCATCGGCAGGAGGGGAATGACGACTTTAGAAAAGATAATATATATTGCCGACGCTGTAGAACCTAACAGAAACTACCCCAATGTAGATTTAATTAGGGAAAAAGCAAAAACTTGTATCAACGACGCTATCCTACTTGAGGTAGATAGAAAATTAAAACATCTCCTGGAGATCGATGCTCCTATCCACCCTAATACTGTGGATATGAGAAACTGTATCTTAGGAGAGTTGGGAAAATAA
- a CDS encoding OmpA family protein, which translates to MKKLLFGMAALVLVTTTYAQGLEIKGGYDVWRNISKDYMGDSGGSIDQGWTLGAEYLWAYGEDYTYGVGTEFRSRIEDDKNEYNNSMPFYLVGKYEMLDEMFYLVGRGGYNASSNVTGGNTRGGHYVGVGVGRDLGFFNLEVLYENMGYEFKKEDQSGYHDSVGIKFGMKLGEFYDMMRQEAAPRRIVVISEEGDNSVIPENISVVEESEIIPVIVEEEPLIKYTLDHFEFNDGELSEKGRADLDKLKPEVGGAKKITATGHTDTRGSVEYNQKLSEERAQAVVDYLEIPEEVEVEVIGKGESMPLGEDHNTNRRVEIEIEK; encoded by the coding sequence ATGAAAAAACTTTTATTTGGTATGGCAGCATTGGTATTGGTAACCACAACCTATGCACAGGGACTGGAGATCAAAGGTGGATATGATGTATGGAGAAATATCTCCAAAGATTATATGGGGGACAGCGGCGGCTCCATAGATCAGGGATGGACCTTGGGAGCAGAGTATTTATGGGCCTATGGGGAGGATTACACCTATGGGGTGGGGACGGAATTCAGATCCAGGATAGAAGATGATAAGAATGAGTATAATAATTCTATGCCGTTTTATTTAGTTGGGAAATATGAGATGCTGGATGAGATGTTTTACCTGGTAGGAAGAGGCGGTTATAATGCATCCTCCAATGTGACTGGCGGGAACACCAGAGGGGGTCATTATGTAGGAGTTGGTGTAGGAAGGGACCTTGGATTTTTTAATCTGGAAGTTCTATATGAAAATATGGGTTATGAATTTAAAAAAGAGGATCAGAGCGGATATCATGATAGTGTAGGAATAAAATTTGGAATGAAGCTGGGAGAGTTTTATGACATGATGAGGCAGGAAGCTGCTCCTAGGAGGATTGTGGTTATCTCAGAAGAAGGTGATAACTCAGTAATCCCGGAAAATATATCTGTAGTTGAGGAAAGTGAAATAATTCCAGTAATCGTAGAAGAGGAACCATTAATAAAATATACCTTAGATCATTTTGAGTTTAATGATGGTGAATTAAGTGAAAAGGGAAGGGCTGATCTGGATAAGTTAAAACCCGAGGTAGGGGGAGCCAAAAAAATAACTGCAACAGGGCATACAGATACTCGGGGATCGGTTGAATATAACCAAAAATTATCAGAAGAGAGAGCTCAGGCGGTCGTGGATTATCTGGAAATCCCAGAAGAAGTAGAAGTAGAAGTAATTGGTAAGGGTGAATCAATGCCATTAGGAGAAGACCATAATACCAATAGAAGGGTGGAAATAGAAATAGAGAAATAA
- a CDS encoding N-acetylmuramoyl-L-alanine amidase family protein: MRKINLILLFFILATIGFSNQILLQNLRFNGNPPQMVIDVEGNVKPKYNISYDEQNRYLFVEFLNTRASSNLKNKILNGSYVKNVQVRKYKNSTGVFIFFKNNINYSARYWSNPTRFVLNFDKNKAKKEYTIIVDAGHGGKDPGATGFNRYHEKDLALKITKYLKTNLSKDFNVIMTRSNDSFISLSGRPNIGNKYKGDFFVSVHLNSNSSSQANGADIFYFSRTESNYAKKVAAFENSVGDKFGENADDITLIMGQLFYKKNKEVSAKVAQNLVNSYSKKLRMTNRGAHGANFAVLRGFDGPGILVEAGFITNTSDISKIKQAKYQKLAADEIAKAIKQHFY, translated from the coding sequence ATGAGAAAAATAAATTTAATCCTACTTTTTTTTATCCTAGCTACTATAGGATTTTCTAACCAAATTTTATTACAAAACCTGAGATTTAATGGTAATCCTCCCCAAATGGTTATCGATGTAGAAGGAAATGTTAAGCCTAAGTATAATATTAGTTATGACGAACAAAACAGGTACCTCTTTGTTGAATTTTTAAATACAAGAGCTTCCTCAAACTTAAAAAATAAGATACTCAATGGAAGTTATGTTAAAAATGTCCAGGTAAGAAAGTATAAAAATTCTACAGGTGTCTTTATATTTTTTAAAAACAATATAAATTATAGTGCCCGTTATTGGTCAAACCCCACAAGGTTTGTATTAAACTTTGATAAAAATAAGGCTAAAAAGGAATATACCATCATCGTAGATGCAGGTCATGGGGGAAAAGATCCTGGTGCCACTGGTTTTAATAGATACCATGAGAAAGATCTGGCACTGAAAATCACTAAATATCTTAAAACTAATCTTTCAAAAGATTTTAACGTAATCATGACCAGATCCAATGATTCCTTTATCAGTTTGTCCGGCCGGCCGAACATAGGGAATAAATATAAGGGTGACTTCTTTGTAAGTGTCCATCTAAACTCCAACAGCAGTTCCCAGGCTAACGGTGCTGATATATTTTATTTTTCCAGAACAGAATCCAATTATGCTAAAAAAGTAGCTGCTTTTGAAAACAGTGTAGGAGATAAATTTGGAGAAAATGCCGACGATATAACCCTTATTATGGGACAGCTTTTTTACAAAAAAAATAAAGAGGTCTCTGCCAAGGTAGCACAAAACCTGGTCAACTCTTATTCCAAAAAGTTAAGAATGACAAACAGGGGAGCACACGGAGCTAACTTTGCAGTTCTTAGGGGATTTGATGGCCCTGGAATACTGGTAGAAGCTGGATTTATTACAAATACCTCAGATATAAGTAAGATTAAGCAGGCTAAATACCAGAAATTAGCTGCTGACGAGATTGCCAAAGCTATAAAACAACATTTTTATTAA
- a CDS encoding cupin domain-containing protein, whose product MIEEVFKMSTGDKTAVEKLILEDDLNYIHMVFEKGKGLPLHYSNAVVHMTVIRGKLSITLGDEKTKVYEKGTLLKIPYDIKMNVRNEDEEVLELIVIKAPGAKHPVKYVR is encoded by the coding sequence ATGATAGAAGAAGTGTTTAAAATGTCCACAGGGGATAAAACGGCAGTAGAAAAATTAATTTTAGAGGATGATTTAAACTATATTCATATGGTATTTGAAAAGGGAAAGGGGCTGCCTTTACATTATTCAAATGCAGTTGTACATATGACGGTTATCAGGGGTAAATTATCTATAACTTTGGGAGATGAAAAAACTAAAGTATATGAAAAAGGAACTCTTTTGAAAATTCCATATGATATAAAGATGAATGTTAGAAATGAAGATGAGGAGGTCTTAGAGCTTATAGTAATAAAAGCTCCGGGAGCAAAACATCCGGTAAAATATGTAAGGTAA